In Microbulbifer sp. GL-2, the following are encoded in one genomic region:
- the csrA gene encoding carbon storage regulator CsrA: MLILKRRTGENLRIGADVSITVLEVKGNQVKIGIRAPKSLSVHREEIYIRLQKGSILGNEDR; this comes from the coding sequence ATGTTGATCTTAAAGCGCCGGACTGGTGAAAACTTAAGGATTGGGGCCGATGTCTCAATCACAGTTTTGGAAGTTAAGGGTAATCAGGTGAAGATAGGGATACGTGCTCCTAAATCCCTATCCGTTCATCGTGAGGAAATATATATTCGTTTACAAAAAGGGTCTATTCTGGGAAATGAAGATCGGTGA